The following DNA comes from Elusimicrobiota bacterium.
CCCGCCTCGAAATCCCAGCGGATACCCTCGAAGGACGACGCAACGATTCTGCTCCTGTGTCCATTGCTCTTTCCAGGGCTCCATCTCTCCCAGGAAGGCGATGGAGGAGAGACCGCGCGTGGCGGCGTGGCGGATGGTTTCCTGCATGAGCAGGTTGCCGGGCGAGCAAGCTGAAAATTTATCGTTATAGCCGATCTTCATAAGCCACAACCGGTGGCCGGTTTCAATCGCAATCTGCATCGCCGCGGCCCGGCCGTTGATGTGCAGGAAGCACAGGCGCAAGGTCCCTGCCTCGCAGGCGGCCGCGGTATACCGGCGGTAAAACGTTCCTCTCAAAGGGTCCAGCGCGAGTGCCGTTCCCGCCTTCCCTTTCCAGCCCGCTGCTTCGACGGCGAAGGCTTTCTCCAGAAGCGGTTGGAGAGTGGCGGGAGTTGGCGTCACGACTTCCGAAGTCACCGTTCCCAGTTCTTCCGCAATGCGCCGCGCTCGATGCAGGTACGCGCGGCGCTTTGAATTGAATTTGCTCTCCGGTTCCGCCCAACTGGGATCGAGGGTGATCCAGGGCCAGGGGTTCCCGGGACGGGCAATCAGCATCCCCCGCCGGCGATACGCTTTCGCCAGCGCATTTGGCAGAAGAGAATCCGCCGGGACGCGTCTCAGGGAGAGGGGAATTCTCAAACCAACGATAGCCTCAGCCAAGACAGGTAGAACGTCCTCGTTTGCGTAGAGCACATCTGTCGGTTCGGAGAATTGGGACGCCCCGAGCATCTCTGCGCCGGCTTTTCCAGCGGGCTGGACCAGAGGCGCG
Coding sequences within:
- a CDS encoding GNAT family N-acetyltransferase, with product MTIRIIQNQEDLNKLRPAWVQLERPPHLPMQQFIWWQACASAFTQNGELRIVVVEEGNDVVAIAPLVQPAGKAGAEMLGASQFSEPTDVLYANEDVLPVLAEAIVGLRIPLSLRRVPADSLLPNALAKAYRRRGMLIARPGNPWPWITLDPSWAEPESKFNSKRRAYLHRARRIAEELGTVTSEVVTPTPATLQPLLEKAFAVEAAGWKGKAGTALALDPLRGTFYRRYTAAACEAGTLRLCFLHINGRAAAMQIAIETGHRLWLMKIGYNDKFSACSPGNLLMQETIRHAATRGLSSIAFLGEMEPWKEQWTQEQNRCVVLRGYPLGFRGGIRLATDVAEFTWHKLMNQTSAICRKALRRRVGSPH